The DNA region actagcacactacgttGTCATAAAAATAACTTGACTAATTTTTTTGCTGTCACGTGGGAAACgtgagcctggtctcactctgaagtcgttgaaatctggcgcttgggcagtgacttgcatctgaaaccaacgaaaaaaggtgacctttaacatcggcatgatacgcagccggttgCCGATATAGTTTAGTGGCGCctggtggtgtcagggggaaatgcggtgggacaaggacgaaagttaaggcggggAAAGTCCGCCCGGGGGTGgacgggaggggtggtggatgggtccaacaaaaacTGACCTTCACCCGAGGGAGCAATGTTCCCATCCTGCAAGACTGTAaggccaaaccttgttcttttttccaaaatctaaccacatttttgttgttgaagggaagaAAACggcaatttgcagtgttgtactgacgtagaacgtttattttgaaagagactgtatgtagacattaaatttcctgtgaaaacagaagtgtatgttgaaagaagacaatgcatgcaacagacagaacttgacatggtgtccaaGAACGTCACAACCAACACACCTTtcacgtcatatgtggatgtggaaagtccatgaccaaacatcaatatgtgataaagtcagagtgagaatgagtTGGAAACGAAGAGTAGTCACCTAGGTGAAGGTCTGGAGTTTGTATGACTCACCCATCCTATGCACACTTTCTCGCTCTAGATACTACAGTGGTTGCTCAGTGTGTCAAAAAAAAGCTACTGCCCGATGCGTCTCATTCTGCCATTAAAGGGTGCTTTAGTGCATCGATATTGGATGCAGAGGGCCGCTGACcaagcatctgtatttgacaagttgggaattAGACCAGGTTGTCACACGTCACTTAAGTCATGTTACATACGGAACTTAGTTTACATAATAAAcctacttattttaacccaaactatgatcttttctaaacctaaccaactcAACCTAATCGTTTTGGTGccgaagtttattttgaaataggcATTGTATGCATGCCATATTGATGAGttgagagtgagaatgtgttgagatGGCACACATTGCTTTATagaatatatttataattatgacATCTATATGGTTAACAACAATTGATTCAGCTTGCCTTGGCCTATTCAAACACCAGTCTGTCTAACCTGCCTATTAGAAGAGTTTTAAGGCCACACATTGACAAAGACTCACAGAGAGATACTCCAAAACGTCCCCAAAAGAGGTGTTTTTTGTTCAGACATAGACGTCAGTACCATGAGGATGAATAATAGCCTGCACCTGCCTCTATCACTGCTCCCATCTGTAAACCATAAAGTACCTACTCAGAAGTTTCCTTTGGGCAAATCTTCATCCAATACAGTCTGTGAATCAGTCTGAGGTCTGCTCCTGACGAAGTTTGGGGACTCCCTCATGTGTTGGACATTAAGTGTGAAAGGTGGCTGAATAAATTAAGTTTGGACAAAGTAATAAAACCCCTCTGTTAGATATTCACGTGGTGTGGCTCTGGCTGCTGCCTAGCAACGGAGTCTAGCAGCTGTACTGCAAAAAATGTCTGTCCCATCATGTCCTGTAGTTTACTCTTTAAATACTGTCTCTTTATATTGTCTGTGCATAGTTGGGGATTTTGGAAGAGACAAAGGTATTTTTAACATGTGATATTCAAAACATGACTGTAgaagaggacttttattttgacaaaataaaagaaatttaCACCAAaacttgatgcagaaaaggcacgaAGTGGTGCACAAAAATgaaccagaatgcaggaaactaagtgtttgatgctccaAATTTTCTGGTGGagtaaatgttaaaacaaaacctgCGCCcttgtgtctgtgaatgtgtgtttaattgtttttagGAAATACTCTAGTCTTTGAGAACACATTAAGTAGATACTGTCATCTCAGTGTCAGAACTGAAGAATGACTTcagcacattttgtttttagtcACACGTTTTATGTAATATGAAACTGAAGACGGAGGGGAAAGGAGATTGAAATAAACTATTGAACTTTACATCAGGCTTTACTGATTACATTACCTAATCACACTGATAACAAAGGGACAACTGACCAGATTTATTATGATCAACCACAACAAATAATGTATGATATTCAGTTGAAATAATAACCAAGTAAATTTAGTTTACTTCCTTATAATTATCCTAAATATATTACAACTTTACCCCTCCCAAATCCAGAATaaaaactgtgcctttaaaatatattttctctaattcattttttttttatttattagaatgtgtgtgtgtgtgtgtgtgtgtgtgtgtgtgtgtgtgtatttgtattttttattttcatccaaTTGTGTTCTACActggttttcctttttaaaaattattattattatcattattattattattattattattaaattgcCTTCGTCATTGAATTAGCTCCCTTGTTAGACAATGTTTATTCTCTTAACTTTAAGCCATTGTGGCAGAAGTAGggacacagtaacacaaacactcTAGTGCAAACCATAATTACTAAATTACCAGCTATAACCTCAGAGATGACCACATCACTGAACACTGACAATGTCAAGAGAggtgatactttttttttttttataaaaatttTTTATACTAATGTTAATGAGCAATGTCAGTATTATACATGTTGATGCATATGTGTACATTTAAGTACAGTTAATATTAGAAGcagtttaatttaatatataattaaatataatatttaatttaattatatttaatttaataatttaattaatttaacacCTGTACCCATACGTAGAATATGTATGTCCACGTGTGTGTGAATTTTGTTTTCTGGCTCGTGACGATTCATCTCTGATGGTGTCATTCCGTCACTACTTTGCAGGCTCCCTGGTGTTATTACCTGTGAGGTGTCCCATGTTGCCAGACCCACATCCGTGTTGTTGACACTGTGCAGACTCTCACAGTGGCACACGGTGAGCGGGACACTTTTTGCAGCGTGCGGGCTATAAAGAGAGGGAGTGGCGCTCTGGTTAACACTAAGGAGAGAGactccacacacagacagcagcacgGCAGCGCCCGGGATAACATGATTAGCGCTCTATTAGGTCCGCTACTGAGCAGCACTAGATGCAGCACAGGGatcattgtgtgtgtggagagagaggagacacgGGGGGAAGACTTCACGCCTCATCCGCCACATGGATCTTCTTTGCTTCCTATTGATCTGCTTAAAGAAGTTACCCACTGACAGCTTTTTTAATGCCCATGCGTCTCCGGCACTGGAGAGGTTGTGTCactgctctctgcctcaggTAAGATTATTTCAGACTTTATATGCCTGTTCTCACAGTTTTATTCAGGGAAATTATGTCACTTAATGTCTGAGCTAATTTTAATAGTAATATTACATgctattattaatttaaaagtgTAAATAGCATTAAAGGTAtctgttttttcctcttgttGCCTCATGTTTTCAGATGAACTGACAGCCTTATAAATAATCAGAGCTTCTCCTTGAGGAGTGTGTTCATGATGAGAGAGAAAAATCCGGGAAAGCCTCAGAGGAGTGATTCAGTCCCTTCCTTTCTCAGCCCCGCTGTGAGCTTCTAGCTGTCCTTCCTGGTGATGGTATTTGTCAACCTCAGGTGAACTCACATAGGAAGTGGGCAGATTTGCTCCAATGGGGTTCAACAACGAAACCAACCAGACTCTTCCAGATGTGACTCTGTACAGCCTGCGGATCTCCCTGCCACTCACTGTGCTGGTGGGGATCATGATCCTGCTGACAGTGTTTGGCAACGTGCTGGTGGTCATAGCTGTGTTTACAAGCCGGGCCCTGAGGGCTCCGCAGAACTTATTCTTGGTGTCTCTAGCATCGGCAGATATTTTGGTGGCCACCCTCGTGATGCCTTTCTCCTTAGCCAATGAGCTCATGGGATACTGGTACTTTGGGGAGGTGTGGTGCGAGATTTATCTGGCACTTGATGTTCTTTTCTGCACTGCCTCCATCGCCCACCTCTGTGCCATCAGCTTGGACCGCTACTGGTCCATCACACAGGCCATCGAGTATAACCTGAAGAGGACGCCGCGACGCATTAAGTGCATCATCGTCATCGTGTGGGTCATCGCGGCAGTTATCTCCTTCCCCCCTCTAATCACTatggagaaagaaaacagcGAGAAGGAACCTGTGTGTAAGATCAATAATGACAAGTGGTACGTCATTTCCTCCTGCATCGGCTCCTTCTTCCTCCCCTGCGTCATCATGGTCCTGGTCTATGTGCGAATCTACCAGATCGCCAAAAAGAGGACGCGGGCGCCACCAGGAGACAGGAAGCGGAAGGAGATGGCGAAGACAGCTACTGTGGCTGTCGCCAACCAGAAACAGAACGGCGTGGGCGCAGGTGATGCTGAGGACCGGCTCTGCCATGAGAAACTGAATGGCGAGCAGGACATTGAGCTGAAGGAGGGAgtgggaggagaaggaggagcagGTGAGGAGAAGGGTGAGGTCAATGGGGTCGACCTCGAGGAGTCGTCCTCCTCTGACCACAAGGTGAACAATCCCTGCTCGATCAAGAAGAAATCAGGCAAGGGGAAAACCAAACTGTGCCAAATCAAGCCCGGGGATGATGGCGTCCAAAAGCGGGTGCCGAGCAACAAGGGCAGCCGCTGGAAGGGCCGACAGAACCGGGAGAAACGCTTCACCTTTGTCCTGGCCGTGGTCATTGGAGTGTTTGTCATCTGCTGGTTCCCCTTTTTCTTTACATACATGCTAATGACGCTGTGTGAGTCCTGCCCGGTGCCCGACACCCTGTTCAAGTTCTTCTTCTGGTTTGGCTATTGCAACAGCGCGCTGAACCCCATCATTTACACCATCTTCAACAACGACTTCAGGAGGTCGTTCAAAAAGATACTGTGCAAGAGGGACACTCGAAGATATGTATGATGGACTCCATCTTTAtgtacatacttttttttttttactatattgTACATAGATTATAAAACACATAGACCATTGCGGCATGGTTCACTGGCTTAATCGCTCTAGGTGTAAGTGCTTGGAAAGGCTTTCCCAGGATGAGCTTTACGTGCAGCATCTTTTCAAAACCACCACCCGCAGCTTCAACAGCGACCACAGCGCCACAGTGAaaccatgtttttattgtaaatgttatttttatttttataaatgaaaCCCACATAGTGAAGTCATGATATGTGTTGTACTTTATGACAGTATGTTGTGCAAAATGACCTGTCTgaatatttgtctttatttttgttgtcaattcaattcaattcaattcaaataactttatttatcctcAAGGGGCAATTTAACAGCAGCACACTGAGTAGTtcagagaaaaaacacacaagacataaataactacaatataaaaacatggatACAGTATTGCGCCATTTTGTATGATGTCATGATAATGATGACGACAGTGGTTAAGGtaatggtgatggtggtgatgatgatgttgatgattatgatgatgaggatgatgatggtgatgacaaAGTGTGGGGGGGAAATGATGGCTCTTAATAAGAATAAAACCCATTTCCTGAACTGGTCTCAAGGCTCCACAGCAAGTCAAAGCATCAGACTGGTGACGTTATCTCATTTTgtatgttacacacacacacacacacacacacacacacacacagacacatatgtt from Epinephelus fuscoguttatus linkage group LG3, E.fuscoguttatus.final_Chr_v1 includes:
- the adra2a gene encoding alpha-2A adrenergic receptor, with amino-acid sequence MGFNNETNQTLPDVTLYSLRISLPLTVLVGIMILLTVFGNVLVVIAVFTSRALRAPQNLFLVSLASADILVATLVMPFSLANELMGYWYFGEVWCEIYLALDVLFCTASIAHLCAISLDRYWSITQAIEYNLKRTPRRIKCIIVIVWVIAAVISFPPLITMEKENSEKEPVCKINNDKWYVISSCIGSFFLPCVIMVLVYVRIYQIAKKRTRAPPGDRKRKEMAKTATVAVANQKQNGVGAGDAEDRLCHEKLNGEQDIELKEGVGGEGGAGEEKGEVNGVDLEESSSSDHKVNNPCSIKKKSGKGKTKLCQIKPGDDGVQKRVPSNKGSRWKGRQNREKRFTFVLAVVIGVFVICWFPFFFTYMLMTLCESCPVPDTLFKFFFWFGYCNSALNPIIYTIFNNDFRRSFKKILCKRDTRRYV